A single region of the Nicotiana sylvestris chromosome 6, ASM39365v2, whole genome shotgun sequence genome encodes:
- the LOC104213309 gene encoding uncharacterized protein isoform X6 translates to MHSSVGTGSLAYVVGSKVMDMRTSTKDDRRREADIKCSQASNVNTDNLDSYSDFDNNCIDTSHAHQRESSSDSCDLISARGSTDKAALDSFCSVPTLGPYDRRSTELGGEACQSEFVNDNYFDFPPLPVTDLFEMSSKNKKGPRSYDKRILARRELKFGEDKMHSFRINNNADIVIEANVSSSYGVSRSLNSEIVRVHPSGPDSASWSGEFQEHKTEIFNRLIISDAPDTPNMNARTSPRGGFSDERVSEWLWTLHQIVVDVVRTDSHLEFYEDTKNLARMSDILAVYAWVDPATGYCQGMSDLLSPFVVLFEDNADAFWCFEMLLRRMRENFQMEGPTGVMKQLQALWHIVEFTDRQMFSHLSSIGAESLHFAFRMLLVLFRRELSFNEVLCMWEMMWAADFDESIAFHLGENCPEILVIQIPKESEAESGEEIVENNNNDSKDDSPPKHGSGERTISENNGMKLSLARPFCGLTRNIWSKNNGMPSFNMVSSARSSIDELPVFCVAAILFMNHQKILKETRSIDDLIKIFNDNMLKIRVKRCVRTAIKLRRKYFYKVLLLKTCWFKCLSPV, encoded by the exons ATGCATTCCAGTGTAGGAACTGGTTCCCTTGCCTATGTTGTTGGGTCCAAGGTCATGGATATGAGAACAAGTACTAAAGATGACCGTAGAAGAGAAGCGGATATCAAGTGCAGTCAAGCTTCTAATGTTAATACTGACAATTTAGACAGTTACAGTGATTTTGATAATAATTGTATAGACACTTCACATGCACATCAAAGGGAAAGCTCTAGTGATTCTTGTGACCTTATAAGTGCAAGGGGAAGCACAGATAAGGCAGCATTGGACTCTTTTTGTTCTGTGCCTACTTTGGGTCCATATGACCGCAGATCCACCGAACTTGGGGGTGAAGCATGTCAATCAGAATTTGTAAATGACAACTATTTTGATTTTCCTCCTTTACCTGTTACAGATTTATTTGAAATGAGTAGCAAAAATAAGAAAGGTCCTAGGTCATATGATAAGAGAATTTTGGCAAGGCGTGAATTGAAATTTGGAGAGGACAAGATGCACAGCTTCAGAATAAATAATAATGCAGATATTGTCATAGAAGCAAATGTTTCCTCATCATATGGCGTATCTCGTTCCCTGAACTCTGAAATTGTGAGGGTTCATCCTAGTGGGCCGGATTCAGCGTCGTGGTCTGGAGAATTCCAGGAACACAAGACAGAGATTTTTAACAGACTCATAATATCTGACGCACCAGACACTCCAAATATGAATGCTAGAACATCTCCAAGAGGTGGTTTCAGTGACGAAAGAGTGTCGGAATGGCTCTGGACATTACATCAGATAG ttGTTGATGTAGTCAGAACTGATAGCCATCTTGAATTCTATGAGGATACAAAAAATTTGGCTAGAATGTCAGATATCCTGGCTGTTTATGCATGGGTTGATCCTGCAACGGGATATTGCCAAG GAATGAGTGATCTCTTGTCTCCTTTTGTTGTTCTGTTTGAGGATAATGCTGATGCTTTCTGGTGCTTTGAGATGCTTCTACGGAGAATG CGTGAGAACTTTCAGATGGAAGGGCCAACTGGTGTCATGAAGCAGTTGCAAGCTCTATGGCATATTGTCGAATTTACAGATCGACAAATGTTTTCTCATTTGTCAAGCATAGGTGCTGAAAGCCTTCATTTCGCCTTCCGGATGCTGTTGGTGCTCTTCCGCCGAGAATTATCTTTTAACGAGGTTCTTTGTATGTGGGAG ATGATGTGGGCTGCGGATTTTGATGAATCAATTGCTTTTCATCTAGGGGAGAACTGCCCTGAAATATTGGTCATTCAGATTCCAAAGGAATCTGAGGCAGAATCAGGAGAAGAAATTGTTGAGAATAACAATAACGACTCAAAGGATGATTCGCCCCCTAAACATGGAAGTGGAGAGCGTACCATCTCTGAAAACAATGGGATGAAGCTCTCCTTAGCTCGTCCATTTTGTGGATTGACTAGGAATATCTGGTCCAAAAATAATGGCATGCCCAGTTTTAATATGGTCTCGTCAGCAAGGAGTAGTATTGATGAATTACCAGTTTTTTGTGTAGCAGCTATTCTATTCATGAATCACCAGAAGATCCTCAAAGAAACCCGCTCAATTGATGATCTGATAAAG ATATTCAATGACAATATGTTAAAGATTCGGGTCAAGAGGTGTGTACGGACTGCCATCAAGCTGCGGAGGAAGTACTTTTACAAG GTCTTGCTTTTAAAAACTTGCTGGTTTAAATGTCTCTCTCCTGTTTGA